A window of the Lysinibacillus irui genome harbors these coding sequences:
- a CDS encoding metallophosphoesterase family protein has translation MTAIRFFHMADLHLDSPFKGLFGLSEHILKNIRSSTFDAFDKIIQKAIQEKPDFLLIVGDIYDGENRSLQAQRRFQDAMEKLFQHNIPVIVSYGNHDHLNGTWTRFSLPSNVYELPAETSVVQLKIRDQQVNIYGFSYHERHLRESVIESYPIAQNQQTIHIGMLHGSEASNTTHDVYAPFTKQQLLEKNYHYWALGHIHKRQLLHQNPPIVYPGNIQSRHRKEQGLKGYYDVTLSRTSAELDFIPTSTVVYSTVEVDCKNVIHANELLKRCAEAITVNRTKYGASVIELHLQNIDEQTEALFEHATVDAWLETVREAEEGIEPMCWVQKLVLQKTRKFYEHTATTQSVVSLMEQWDSNEWKDILKDLYQYAGGARLIEPLTDKDIENLTNSAQALLAEEIQRA, from the coding sequence ATGACAGCAATTCGTTTTTTCCATATGGCAGATTTACATTTAGATAGTCCATTTAAGGGTTTATTTGGTTTATCTGAACACATTTTAAAGAACATTCGGTCAAGTACTTTTGATGCATTCGACAAAATTATTCAAAAAGCAATTCAAGAGAAGCCTGACTTTTTGCTAATTGTTGGAGATATTTATGATGGTGAAAATCGTAGTTTGCAAGCGCAACGTAGATTTCAAGATGCAATGGAAAAGCTCTTCCAACATAATATCCCAGTGATTGTGAGCTATGGAAATCATGATCACTTAAATGGTACTTGGACACGCTTTTCTTTGCCAAGTAATGTCTATGAATTACCAGCTGAAACGAGTGTTGTTCAATTAAAAATTCGGGATCAGCAAGTCAATATATATGGTTTCAGTTATCATGAACGCCACTTGAGGGAATCGGTTATCGAAAGCTATCCCATTGCACAAAATCAACAAACCATTCATATTGGTATGCTACACGGAAGTGAGGCAAGTAATACGACTCATGATGTGTATGCTCCCTTTACTAAGCAACAATTGCTAGAGAAAAACTACCATTATTGGGCTTTAGGCCATATTCATAAACGACAGCTTTTACATCAAAATCCTCCAATTGTTTATCCAGGCAATATACAAAGTCGCCATCGTAAAGAGCAAGGTTTGAAAGGTTATTATGATGTAACTTTATCCCGAACTTCGGCTGAACTAGATTTTATTCCAACTTCAACTGTAGTTTATAGTACAGTTGAAGTGGATTGTAAAAATGTAATCCATGCTAATGAATTACTCAAAAGATGTGCAGAAGCAATTACAGTCAATAGAACAAAATATGGTGCATCAGTTATAGAGCTTCATTTGCAAAATATTGATGAACAAACAGAAGCATTATTTGAGCATGCCACAGTAGATGCATGGTTAGAGACCGTTCGGGAAGCTGAAGAAGGCATTGAGCCAATGTGTTGGGTACAAAAATTGGTGTTGCAGAAGACTAGGAAATTTTATGAACATACTGCAACAACTCAATCAGTTGTCAGCTTAATGGAACAATGGGATAGTAATGAATGGAAGGATATACTTAAAGATTTATACCAATATGCTGGGGGCGCAAGGCTGATAGAGCCACTTACAGACAAGGATATAGAGAATTTAACGAATAGCGCACAGGCATTATTGGCAGAAGAAATTCAAAGGGCGTGA
- a CDS encoding YhzD family protein, with protein sequence MENYRFTAFEKTGETLFDETWTFENDEAAKLNGQQQIEEKGVADKTHRLVNSSGKLILFHV encoded by the coding sequence ATGGAGAATTATCGTTTTACAGCTTTTGAAAAAACAGGGGAAACATTGTTTGATGAAACATGGACATTTGAAAATGATGAGGCTGCTAAACTAAATGGACAACAACAAATTGAGGAAAAAGGTGTTGCCGACAAAACTCATCGACTTGTAAACTCTTCAGGTAAATTAATATTATTCCATGTTTAA